In Bacillota bacterium, the DNA window GCCGAGGAGGAGGAGGCCGACGCCGGCGCCGAGCGCGGTGAGGCGGTGGCGCGAGGCCTCGCGCACCGCATAGCGGGCCATCTCCAGGAGGGGGCGGAGGGCGGTCACGGGCGGGCTTCCTCCAGCGCGTGCAGGAAGAACTCCTCCAGCGACTCGCCGCGCGGCTCGAGGCGGTAGAGGCGGGCGCCGGCGGCCGCCACGGCCCGGGCCAGCTCGGGCAGCGCCTCGCGGCCGGCGACGGCCAGCTCGACGCGCCCACCCTCCCGCGCCAGGAGCCGGCCGTGGCGGGCCAGCGCCTCCAGGAGCGGCGGCTCCAGCGGCTCCGCCTCCAGCAGCACCCGCAGGCGGCCGCGCAGCAGCTCCTCCAGCGGGCCCTGGCGCAGGACGCGCCCCCGGTCGATGACGGCCACGTGGTCGGAGACGCGCTCCACCTCGCCCAGCAGGTGCGAGTTGAGAAAGAGGGTGGCGCCGCGCCGCCGCTCCTCGAGGATGAGGTCGCGGACCAGGAGGCGGCCCAGCGGGTCCAGCGCCGAGGTGGGCTCGTCCCAGAGGAGCAGGCGCGGCTCGCCCAGCAGCGAGACGGCCAGCCCCAGCCGCTGCTGCATGCCCTTCGAGTAGCCGCGGATGCGCCGGTC includes these proteins:
- a CDS encoding ABC transporter ATP-binding protein, translating into MSGAQAPAVEVRGLRRSYGARVALDGVDLAVPAGVVFGLLGPNGAGKSTLVRILLGFLEPEAGEARLFGRPVGRAEAREGVGFLPERFAYPGWMTGSELLEHHGRLLGLPPARAREEARLALRRVGLEEAADRRIRGYSKGMQQRLGLAVSLLGEPRLLLWDEPTSALDPLGRLLVRDLILEERRRGATLFLNSHLLGEVERVSDHVAVIDRGRVLRQGPLEELLRGRLRVLLEAEPLEPPLLEALARHGRLLAREGGRVELAVAGREALPELARAVAAAGARLYRLEPRGESLEEFFLHALEEARP